One Oncorhynchus keta strain PuntledgeMale-10-30-2019 chromosome 23, Oket_V2, whole genome shotgun sequence DNA segment encodes these proteins:
- the LOC118372511 gene encoding pre-mRNA-splicing factor 38B-like, which produces MANNTVAGNQQQGQAVNKIGPNPGKHGNNLPLWGNEKTMNLNPMVLTNVLSSPYFKVQLYELKTYHEVVDEIYFKVTHVEPWEKGSRKTAGQTGMCGGVRGVGTGGIVSTAFCLLYKLFTLKMTRKQVMGLITHNDSPYIRALGFMYIRYTQPPADLVDWYDGFLDDEEELDVKAGGGCVMTIGEMVRSFLTKLEWFSTLFPRIPVPVQKMIDTQMKARPRKAPEKVEEPVEPVPEEGRATEGRRRSRSPRRSPKRSRSRSHHRERERHGPSFDRELERERDRQRKEREGKDGDRRGGDRERGEKERDRGGERERRRSRSRERKGERKDREKEREGGGENDRSRRKDRGSDRGRERSKDKRSKGETEDRRHKEERDERRGHREERKAKRSSRSGSRERRHKEKSKKRGEVQEESGSKSRAEVGEKEKSRAEVGEKEKSRAEVGEKEKSRKRERSHERGDGEQRSHKRSRSKERSHRPREPSNGKAHGKHRERRRSQSMDRGERTTQRAQEEPEHG; this is translated from the exons ATGGCCAACAACACTGTAGCCGGGAATCAGCAACAAGGACAGGCTGTGAACAAGATTGGCCCTAACCCTGGAAAACATGGCAACAACTTGCCTCTCTGGGGAAACGAAAAGACTATGAACTTGAACCCTATGGTCCTCACCAACGTGCTCTCATCTCCATATTTCAAGGTTCAGCTCTATGAACTGAAAACCTACCATGAGGTGGTGGATGAAATATATTTCAAG GTGACTCATGTTGAGCCCTGGGAGAAAGGCAGCAGGAAGACTGCTGGACAGACTGGAATGTGCGGAGGG GTGCGTGGAGTCGGGACAGGCGGCATTGTGTCCACGGCCTTCTGCCTGTTGTATAAGCTGTTTACCCTCAAGATGACCCGCAAGCAGGTGATGGGACTGATAACTCACAACGACTCGCCCTACATCAGAGCACTTGGTTTCATGTACATAAG ATACACCCAGCCCCCTGCAGACCTGGTGGACTGGTATGATGGTTTCCTGGATGATGAGGAG GAGCTGGATGTGAAGGCCGGAGGCGGCTGCGTCATGACCATCGGTGAGATGGTCCGGTCGTTTCTCACCAAGCTGGAGTGGTTCTCCACACTTTTCCCACGCATCCCGGTGCCTGTGCAGAAGATGATTGACACACAGATGAAGGCAAGGCCCCGGAAGGCTCCTGAGAAGGTGGAGGAGCCGGTTGAACCTGTGCCAGAGGAGGGACGGGCGACAGAAGGGCGTAGACGCTCCCG GAGCCCCAGGAGGTCCCCCAAACGGTCGAGGAGCAGGAGCCACCACCGCGAACGAGAGCGCCACGGCCCAAGCTTCGACCGCGAGCTGGAAAGGGAACGTGACCgccagaggaaggagagggagggtaaggacggggacaggagaggaggggacagggagagaggggagaaagagagggacaggggaggagaaagggagaggcgaCGGTCCAGGAGCAGGGAACGCAAGGGAGAGCggaaagacagggagaaagaaagggagggggGCGGGGAGAACGACAGAAGCAGGAGGAAAGACAGGGGcagtgacagagggagggagaggtccaAGGACAAGAGGAGCaagggagagactgaggacaggagACACAAAGAAGAgcgggatgagaggagggggcacagggaggagaggaaggccaAGCGCTCCAGTCGGAGCGGAAGCAGGGAAAGGAGACACAAGGAGAAGTccaagaagagaggagaagtcCAAGAAGAGAGTGGAAGCAAGAGCAGGGCCGaggtgggggagaaggagaagagcagGGCCGaggtgggggagaaggagaagagcagGGCCGaggtgggggagaaggagaagagcaggaagagagagcgCAGCCATGAGAGGGGGGACGGCGAGCAGCGCTCACACAAACGCAGCCGCAGCAAAGAGCGGAGCCACCGGCCACGAGAGCCCAGCAATGGGAAAGCCCATGGGAAACACAGAGAGCGCAGGAGAAGCCAGAGCATGGATCGAGGAGAGAGAACGACACAGAGAGCGCAGGAGGAGCCAGAGcatggatag